One genomic region from Microcystis panniformis FACHB-1757 encodes:
- a CDS encoding DUF3011 domain-containing protein → MFRQILLSSLGLLLICPLGSEPAAARTTRINCESQNGRTTRCPVNARWAQIRLIRTRSAAPCEGNWDFQNGNIVVRNGCRGEFEVRTDDHHGNVGGGWEGNVYEEFRLPNIGRFVVDRRSYYDSGRIREFDAIVNGSRERWWANCRGGELGSGSRRIRSSREIDRVVDFVCEDRG, encoded by the coding sequence ATGTTTCGCCAAATTTTATTATCTAGTCTCGGTTTATTGCTAATTTGTCCCTTGGGGAGCGAGCCAGCAGCGGCCAGAACCACGAGAATTAATTGTGAAAGTCAAAACGGTCGCACTACTCGCTGTCCCGTCAACGCTAGATGGGCCCAAATAAGATTAATCCGTACTCGCTCCGCTGCTCCCTGTGAGGGTAATTGGGATTTCCAAAACGGCAATATTGTGGTCAGAAATGGTTGTCGGGGCGAGTTTGAGGTACGCACCGACGACCATCACGGTAATGTTGGTGGCGGTTGGGAAGGTAATGTTTACGAAGAATTTCGCCTCCCCAATATCGGTCGTTTTGTCGTTGATCGCCGCAGTTATTATGATAGTGGCAGAATTAGAGAATTTGATGCGATTGTTAATGGCAGTCGCGAGCGTTGGTGGGCCAATTGTCGTGGTGGCGAACTCGGCAGCGGTAGTCGTCGCATCCGCTCATCCCGGGAAATCGATCGAGTAGTGGACTTTGTTTGTGAGGATCGGGGTTAA
- the psaK gene encoding photosystem I reaction center subunit PsaK, with protein sequence MIPSTLLLATAQTIPWNLSVGITMTLANLVAFVIGYFAIQNTGAGPALPLPQLASKKSFGLPELLATMSFGHILGAGLVLGLSNAGIL encoded by the coding sequence ATGATCCCTTCCACCTTACTTTTAGCCACCGCTCAAACCATTCCCTGGAATTTATCCGTCGGCATTACCATGACGTTAGCTAACCTAGTAGCGTTCGTTATCGGTTATTTTGCCATCCAAAATACCGGAGCAGGTCCTGCTTTACCCTTGCCGCAGTTAGCCTCGAAAAAAAGCTTCGGTCTGCCGGAATTATTGGCTACCATGAGTTTTGGCCATATTCTCGGTGCGGGACTGGTTCTCGGTCTTTCTAACGCGGGTATTCTCTAA
- a CDS encoding ISL3 family transposase: MWINFDQLLDLPNVTVVNYQKIAQTIFLKLALLNETIECPNCHQTLDRINQTEYNLVRDLSILGNPVYLEVPRRQFHCQKCQKYISERLSFMRLRQHHTIRYESMIYERVKNCSIEEISREEGLGWSEVELIFNHCAKELEKEEWEAPERISLDEFSNLKGHKDFITTVVDMDKKILLDVIKGHKQEELMEALKAQPDAVREKVKEVSVDMWSGFTAVIKELFPNAKIIYDRFHVMAIINDELNKLRKLMGVHEKGLPHLLWKNKEDLKDEQKQQLEVILKEHPCLGIAWEMKEEIRQIYQSSRTFRGAERKLEKWIRIGGILYESSARMIQKHLPGICNYFENQTTNGLIEGMNTKIKLIKRMSYGFTNFEHLRLKLFACFNS; encoded by the coding sequence ATGTGGATAAATTTTGATCAACTCCTCGATTTACCAAATGTAACAGTGGTCAATTATCAAAAAATTGCTCAGACAATTTTCCTAAAGCTTGCTCTTTTAAATGAAACAATTGAATGTCCGAATTGCCATCAAACCTTAGACAGAATCAATCAGACAGAGTATAATCTAGTCAGAGACTTGTCAATATTAGGTAATCCAGTATATTTAGAAGTACCACGCCGTCAGTTTCATTGTCAAAAGTGCCAAAAGTATATCAGCGAAAGACTGAGTTTTATGAGATTAAGACAGCATCATACAATTCGCTATGAATCGATGATTTATGAGAGAGTAAAAAATTGTAGCATCGAAGAAATAAGTCGAGAAGAAGGGTTAGGATGGTCAGAAGTTGAGTTAATATTTAATCACTGTGCTAAAGAACTAGAAAAGGAAGAGTGGGAAGCACCAGAACGAATAAGCTTAGATGAATTTAGTAACTTAAAAGGACATAAAGATTTCATCACAACGGTCGTAGATATGGACAAGAAAATTTTACTAGATGTGATTAAAGGACATAAGCAAGAAGAATTAATGGAAGCCTTAAAAGCACAGCCAGACGCAGTTCGGGAGAAAGTGAAAGAAGTGAGCGTCGATATGTGGTCAGGATTTACAGCAGTGATCAAGGAATTATTTCCCAATGCTAAAATCATCTATGACCGTTTTCATGTAATGGCTATCATCAATGACGAGCTTAATAAATTGAGAAAGTTAATGGGGGTGCATGAAAAAGGATTACCTCATTTATTATGGAAGAATAAAGAGGACTTAAAGGACGAGCAAAAACAACAACTAGAAGTTATTCTGAAAGAACATCCATGCTTAGGAATAGCCTGGGAAATGAAAGAAGAAATTAGACAAATTTATCAAAGTAGTAGAACGTTCAGAGGTGCTGAGAGAAAATTGGAAAAATGGATAAGAATAGGCGGGATATTATATGAAAGTAGTGCCAGGATGATCCAGAAGCATTTGCCAGGTATTTGTAATTACTTTGAAAATCAGACAACCAACGGATTAATTGAGGGAATGAATACCAAAATAAAGCTTATTAAAAGAATGAGTTATGGATTTACCAATTTTGAACATCTTCGACTTAAGCTGTTTGCTTGCTTTAATTCATAA
- a CDS encoding ABC transporter ATP-binding protein, with protein sequence MKSRSSYWNLIPYLRPQTQTIILAFICTIGFTVFWPILAWLAGQMARYIGEGNVQALATLSGVGAVVFLLRGMSQYGQDSLMAKASLKIALELRKKVYAHLQTLGLNYFETAKTGDLSYRLTEDIDRIGEVINKFFHDFIPSALQLIVVFAYMFIVNWQLTIAVIIIAPLLGVLVGFFGEKLLQYARRAQAKISNLSALLTEVFGGIRVVQAFAAEDYQTELFAQEAEENRRAQYLSESTKALQYVVVGFLQAMGVIFLFFLAGWQISQKNLTGVDFVSYVAAVAMLIDPIAHITSNYNQFKQGQASMDRIFELLAILPTITEKPKAIELPPHSKEVEYCQVNFYYNQDRQVLKNINFTAHAGEMIALVGASGAGKTTLVNLLLRFYDPTSGKILIDGVDIRDVTLKSLRRQIGVVLQENILFSGTIAQNIAFGQGDFNLQEVEKAAKIANAHQFISELSQGYYTYVGERGVNLSGGQRQRIAIARAVLSNPRILILDEATSALDSESEALVQEALERIMTERTVFVIAHRLATVRKANRILVLEKGEIIEVGNHEELLNLNGRYAQFHARQFQD encoded by the coding sequence TTGAAATCTCGCTCTAGTTATTGGAACCTCATTCCCTATCTCCGTCCCCAAACCCAAACAATTATTTTGGCGTTCATCTGTACGATCGGATTTACGGTATTTTGGCCGATTTTAGCCTGGTTAGCTGGACAAATGGCCAGATATATCGGTGAGGGAAATGTGCAAGCATTGGCGACACTTTCGGGGGTGGGGGCAGTGGTTTTTTTACTGCGGGGAATGTCTCAGTATGGGCAAGATTCCCTGATGGCAAAAGCTTCTTTAAAAATTGCCCTCGAATTAAGAAAAAAAGTTTATGCACACCTGCAAACCCTCGGCTTAAATTACTTTGAAACGGCGAAAACTGGTGATTTATCCTATCGTTTAACGGAAGATATCGATCGCATTGGGGAAGTAATTAATAAATTTTTCCATGATTTTATTCCCTCAGCCTTACAGTTAATTGTCGTCTTTGCCTATATGTTTATTGTTAACTGGCAATTGACGATTGCTGTCATTATTATCGCTCCTTTGTTGGGAGTTTTGGTGGGATTTTTTGGTGAAAAATTATTACAGTATGCTCGTCGCGCCCAAGCGAAAATATCTAACCTTTCTGCGTTATTAACCGAAGTTTTTGGCGGTATTCGCGTGGTGCAAGCTTTCGCAGCTGAAGATTATCAAACCGAGCTTTTTGCCCAAGAAGCGGAGGAAAATCGCCGCGCTCAATACCTATCGGAATCCACCAAAGCTTTACAATACGTCGTGGTGGGATTTTTGCAAGCGATGGGAGTTATCTTTTTATTCTTCCTTGCGGGTTGGCAAATTTCCCAAAAGAATTTAACTGGTGTTGACTTTGTTAGTTATGTGGCGGCGGTGGCAATGTTAATCGATCCTATCGCCCATATTACCAGTAATTATAATCAATTTAAACAGGGTCAAGCCTCCATGGATCGGATTTTTGAATTGTTAGCTATTTTGCCAACAATTACCGAAAAACCGAAGGCGATCGAGTTGCCACCCCATAGCAAAGAAGTTGAATATTGTCAAGTAAATTTTTATTACAACCAGGACAGACAGGTTTTAAAAAATATTAATTTTACTGCACACGCTGGCGAAATGATTGCTTTAGTGGGAGCATCGGGAGCGGGAAAAACCACTTTAGTTAATCTTTTATTGCGTTTTTATGACCCCACTTCCGGCAAGATTTTAATCGATGGGGTGGATATTCGTGATGTGACTTTAAAAAGTCTCCGGCGACAAATTGGCGTAGTTTTGCAGGAAAATATTCTCTTTTCTGGCACTATAGCCCAAAATATCGCTTTTGGTCAGGGAGATTTTAATCTGCAAGAGGTGGAAAAAGCGGCAAAAATTGCCAACGCTCATCAATTTATCAGTGAACTTTCCCAGGGTTACTATACCTATGTGGGAGAAAGGGGTGTTAATTTATCGGGTGGACAAAGACAAAGAATCGCCATTGCGCGAGCAGTTTTATCTAATCCGAGGATTTTAATCTTAGATGAAGCAACTTCAGCGCTCGATTCGGAATCGGAAGCTTTAGTGCAGGAAGCTTTAGAAAGAATTATGACGGAGCGCACAGTATTTGTTATTGCTCACCGATTAGCAACTGTCAGAAAAGCTAACCGTATTTTAGTCTTAGAAAAGGGTGAAATTATCGAGGTGGGTAATCACGAGGAGTTATTAAATCTTAATGGTCGTTACGCTCAATTTCATGCTAGACAATTTCAAGATTAG
- a CDS encoding Bpu10I family restriction endonuclease — translation MDAESRQYLAEIREKYNAWHLANAQLIGPSAKCLDQDQEIVQQRVVLLEEYKDFLDQQHYAEKFDSRSNLHSSVLEEFLYYLFRDLVADFGENALIGKSHAFKDIFFAPPNYQGMMERAHARIEIKDHDFVIGVTISANLDLKTNRDHEKDGQLRIAEEPGEYTARWQENSEIHYFDIAAVAIECKTYLDKTMLEGSSRAAEQLKARNPNSLYIVVMEWLKLTSAVNLRKYEVDQIYVFRKQKNIDREFRFADSYHKKPIDPNVVWHLYQTVRNHLTKDWEGGVEQGLERGWLL, via the coding sequence TTGGACGCAGAGAGCCGTCAATATCTCGCTGAGATTAGAGAAAAATACAATGCTTGGCATCTAGCCAATGCCCAGTTAATTGGGCCGTCTGCGAAGTGCCTAGATCAGGATCAAGAAATAGTTCAACAACGTGTTGTTCTGCTTGAAGAGTATAAAGATTTTCTTGATCAACAACATTATGCAGAAAAGTTTGACTCTCGCTCTAATCTTCATTCCTCTGTTCTGGAAGAATTTTTGTACTACTTGTTCCGTGATTTAGTAGCAGACTTTGGGGAAAACGCACTTATCGGCAAATCCCATGCCTTCAAGGACATATTTTTTGCCCCACCTAATTATCAAGGCATGATGGAACGTGCTCATGCTCGCATTGAGATCAAAGATCATGACTTTGTAATTGGGGTAACCATATCGGCAAACCTTGATTTGAAGACAAATCGCGACCATGAAAAGGATGGGCAATTGAGAATTGCAGAGGAACCGGGCGAATATACTGCGCGTTGGCAAGAAAACTCTGAAATACACTACTTTGATATAGCTGCTGTAGCTATTGAATGCAAAACGTATCTGGATAAGACAATGCTTGAAGGGTCATCGCGTGCTGCTGAACAATTGAAAGCTCGTAACCCTAATTCTTTGTACATAGTTGTCATGGAATGGCTTAAGCTTACCAGTGCTGTCAATCTCCGCAAGTATGAGGTTGATCAAATATACGTTTTTCGGAAACAGAAAAACATAGACAGGGAATTTCGATTTGCTGACAGTTACCACAAGAAACCTATTGATCCCAATGTCGTATGGCATCTGTATCAAACTGTCCGCAATCACCTTACAAAAGATTGGGAAGGTGGGGTAGAACAAGGATTAGAGCGGGGGTGGTTACTTTAG
- a CDS encoding energy-coupling factor ABC transporter ATP-binding protein: protein MTIKVTDLCFSWPNGKSVLNGCSLQVPRGEFWMLLGTNGSGKSTLLRLLAGLLKPSRGEIEIPNPLGFVFQNPDHQLVMPTVGADVAFGLVSEGLSTPAIRARVRESLGAVNLLEMEKRPIYALSGGQKQRIAIAGALARHCGVLLFDEPTALLDGDTQLELVSQVQKLVKNRGITALWVTHRLDELDYSDGAFLLEGGKVTDRGNPLELKARLLASAAGES from the coding sequence ATGACTATAAAAGTAACAGACCTCTGCTTTAGCTGGCCGAATGGGAAATCAGTATTAAATGGCTGCTCTTTGCAAGTTCCCAGAGGGGAATTTTGGATGTTGTTGGGGACAAATGGCAGCGGTAAATCAACCCTGCTGCGGCTCTTAGCGGGATTATTAAAACCTAGTCGCGGGGAGATAGAGATACCTAACCCCCTCGGTTTTGTTTTCCAAAATCCCGACCATCAGTTAGTTATGCCAACAGTGGGGGCAGATGTGGCTTTTGGGTTGGTATCCGAGGGTTTATCCACGCCGGCAATTCGGGCCCGGGTGCGGGAATCCCTAGGGGCGGTGAATTTATTAGAAATGGAAAAACGACCGATCTATGCTCTCAGTGGCGGACAAAAGCAAAGAATCGCCATTGCAGGTGCTTTAGCTCGTCATTGCGGGGTTTTGCTCTTTGATGAACCCACCGCCCTTTTGGATGGGGATACTCAGTTAGAATTAGTCTCTCAAGTGCAGAAATTGGTCAAAAACCGAGGGATTACAGCCCTTTGGGTGACGCACCGCCTTGATGAATTGGATTACAGCGATGGAGCATTTTTATTAGAGGGGGGCAAGGTAACGGATCGGGGAAATCCCCTAGAATTAAAAGCGAGATTATTGGCCAGTGCGGCGGGAGAATCCTAA
- a CDS encoding type II toxin-antitoxin system RelE family toxin, whose protein sequence is MLQAGLIVKIRISRSANKFLEKLDANSRKSVLTKIGIPKTCLETQNVYPPEELDIKKLKGELKGFSRIPVGKMRVIFEIGKKTDEIFIYEINFRGNIYD, encoded by the coding sequence ATGTTACAGGCTGGTTTAATCGTGAAGATCAGGATCAGTAGATCAGCCAATAAATTTTTGGAGAAACTAGATGCTAATAGCCGAAAATCTGTTTTGACTAAAATTGGTATTCCCAAAACCTGCCTTGAAACTCAAAACGTTTATCCCCCTGAAGAACTTGATATCAAAAAACTTAAAGGTGAGTTAAAAGGATTCTCCAGAATTCCTGTTGGCAAAATGCGAGTTATTTTTGAAATCGGCAAGAAGACAGACGAAATCTTTATTTATGAGATTAACTTTAGAGGCAATATTTACGATTAA
- the psbD gene encoding photosystem II D2 protein (photosystem q(a) protein), translated as MTIAVGRAPERGLFDALDDWLKRDRFVFIGWSGLLLFPCAFMALGGWLTGTTFVTSWYTHGLASSYLEGGNFLTVAVSTPADAFGHSILFLWGPEAQGNFTRWCQIGGLWPFVALHGAFGLIGFMLRQFEIARLVGIRPYNALAFSGPIAVFVSVFLMYPLGQSSWFFAPSFGVAGIFRFILFFQGFHNWTLNPFHMMGVAGILGGALLCAIHGATVENTLFEDGEGSNTFRAFEPTQAEETYSMVTANRFWSQIFGIAFSNKRWLHFFMLFVPVTGLWMSAVGVVGLALNLRAYDFVSQELRAAEDPEFETFYTKNILLNEGLRAWMAPQDQPHENFIFPEEVLPRGNAL; from the coding sequence ATGACCATTGCTGTCGGACGCGCCCCAGAAAGAGGGCTGTTTGATGCTCTCGATGACTGGCTCAAAAGAGACCGTTTCGTCTTCATCGGTTGGTCTGGTTTACTACTCTTCCCCTGCGCCTTCATGGCCCTAGGTGGATGGTTAACCGGCACCACCTTCGTCACCTCCTGGTACACCCACGGGTTAGCCAGTTCCTATCTGGAAGGCGGCAACTTCCTGACGGTTGCCGTCTCCACCCCCGCCGATGCCTTCGGTCACTCCATCCTCTTTCTCTGGGGACCAGAAGCCCAAGGTAACTTCACCCGTTGGTGTCAAATCGGCGGTTTATGGCCCTTTGTCGCTCTCCACGGTGCTTTCGGCTTGATTGGCTTCATGCTACGTCAGTTTGAAATCGCCCGTTTGGTCGGCATTCGTCCCTACAACGCCCTCGCCTTCTCTGGCCCGATTGCGGTGTTCGTCAGTGTCTTCCTGATGTACCCCCTCGGTCAGTCTAGCTGGTTCTTTGCCCCTAGCTTCGGCGTGGCTGGTATCTTCCGTTTCATTCTTTTCTTCCAAGGCTTCCACAACTGGACTCTCAACCCCTTCCACATGATGGGTGTAGCTGGTATCCTCGGTGGTGCGCTTCTCTGTGCTATTCACGGAGCGACGGTAGAAAATACCCTGTTTGAAGACGGTGAAGGTTCCAACACTTTCCGAGCTTTTGAACCCACCCAAGCGGAAGAAACCTACTCCATGGTCACTGCGAACCGTTTCTGGTCGCAAATCTTCGGCATCGCTTTCTCCAACAAACGTTGGTTACACTTCTTCATGCTCTTTGTCCCCGTGACTGGTTTATGGATGAGTGCTGTGGGTGTGGTTGGATTAGCGCTTAATCTACGGGCCTATGACTTCGTTTCTCAGGAATTGAGAGCGGCCGAAGACCCGGAATTTGAAACCTTCTACACTAAAAATATTCTGCTTAACGAAGGTCTGAGAGCTTGGATGGCTCCCCAAGACCAACCCCACGAAAACTTTATCTTCCCTGAAGAAGTATTACCTCGCGGTAACGCTCTCTAA
- the sfsA gene encoding DNA/RNA nuclease SfsA: MTSLLVHTYPSLVKGILIKRYKRFFADIQLDNGELITAHCANTGPMTDVCVEGQPVYLSRSDNPKRKLAYTWEMIQLGETWVGVNTNLPNQVVKNALLSGVFPDLLKNDTEVRSEVAYGQNNGSRIDFLLTHGDNSLTYIEVKNTTWNQGETALFPDTVTTRGQKHLQELMALLPAAEAIMLYFINRGDCDRFAPGDSKDAKYGQLLRQAVAKGVKVLPCRLQVTPTGIYYLGLAELQL; this comes from the coding sequence ATGACTTCCTTGTTGGTTCACACTTACCCTTCTCTTGTCAAGGGTATTTTAATTAAACGTTACAAACGCTTTTTTGCCGACATACAACTGGACAACGGAGAATTAATTACGGCCCATTGCGCTAATACCGGACCGATGACAGATGTATGCGTAGAGGGTCAACCGGTTTATCTTTCTCGTAGTGATAACCCGAAGCGAAAATTAGCTTATACCTGGGAGATGATTCAACTGGGGGAGACTTGGGTGGGAGTTAATACCAATCTTCCCAATCAGGTGGTGAAAAATGCCCTGTTGTCAGGAGTTTTTCCCGATTTGCTCAAAAATGACACCGAAGTGCGATCGGAAGTGGCCTACGGTCAAAATAACGGCAGTAGAATTGATTTTCTTTTGACCCATGGTGATAATTCCCTCACCTATATCGAGGTCAAAAATACCACTTGGAATCAGGGAGAAACGGCACTTTTTCCCGATACTGTCACCACGCGAGGACAGAAGCATTTACAGGAATTAATGGCTTTATTGCCGGCAGCGGAAGCGATTATGCTCTACTTTATCAATCGCGGTGATTGTGACCGATTTGCTCCGGGGGATAGTAAAGATGCTAAATACGGGCAGTTATTGCGTCAAGCAGTGGCTAAAGGAGTCAAGGTTTTACCCTGTCGCTTGCAAGTGACACCCACGGGAATTTATTATTTAGGTTTAGCAGAATTGCAACTGTGA
- a CDS encoding DNA cytosine methyltransferase → MDVKQLKVIDLFAGAGGFGLGFKLAGYDLLCSLEFDQWACDTLRENDKQHVVVEKDIRDFQAPDEIKSVCSIKPDLIIGGPPCQGFSIAGPAQKDPKDPRNSLFVDFARWVEYLQPTAFVMENVKGLLSRKNAAHERVIDIIQNTFENIGYSVELWVLNAANFGVPQTRERIFIVGNNLGIDKIGEPQINHNLDITGYPEQNEQLSSFPKGEFSLVPAITLWDAISDLPNLQASEGCEVQAYLHRPTNSYQEWARENSNALFNHVAMNHSPRLVERFKHIGWGESSADVPPEHMPRTRNGNGNLSHQAYDQNNRRLHPYKPSHTIAASFYANFIHPFQHRNITAREGARLQSFPDWYRFMGKKTTPSHKLLKREGRLEDAHLCQYNQIGNAVPPLLARAIAIHLRKELFDVSTRFQSASKRSTSDEILGRREPSISR, encoded by the coding sequence ATGGATGTAAAGCAGTTAAAGGTGATCGACCTTTTTGCGGGTGCGGGTGGGTTTGGTCTAGGGTTTAAGTTGGCTGGGTATGATTTATTATGCTCGCTGGAATTTGATCAATGGGCTTGTGATACCTTAAGAGAGAATGATAAACAGCACGTTGTTGTAGAGAAAGATATTCGTGATTTCCAAGCACCTGATGAAATCAAGTCTGTTTGTTCTATTAAGCCTGACTTAATCATTGGAGGGCCACCTTGTCAAGGCTTTAGTATTGCTGGTCCAGCGCAAAAAGATCCAAAGGATCCTCGAAACAGCTTGTTTGTTGATTTTGCTCGATGGGTTGAGTATTTACAACCTACAGCCTTTGTAATGGAGAATGTAAAAGGGTTATTGTCACGAAAAAATGCGGCACATGAGCGCGTGATAGACATTATCCAAAACACATTTGAAAATATTGGTTACAGTGTAGAACTTTGGGTATTGAATGCCGCCAATTTCGGTGTGCCTCAAACTAGGGAAAGAATATTCATTGTCGGAAACAATTTAGGTATAGATAAAATCGGGGAACCCCAAATAAACCATAATCTAGATATCACAGGTTATCCAGAACAAAATGAACAATTATCATCATTCCCAAAGGGAGAATTTTCTCTTGTCCCCGCGATAACTTTGTGGGACGCAATATCTGACTTGCCAAATCTACAAGCTAGTGAAGGGTGCGAGGTGCAGGCATATTTGCATAGACCGACAAATTCTTATCAGGAATGGGCAAGAGAAAATTCTAATGCGCTGTTCAATCATGTAGCAATGAATCATTCACCTCGTCTGGTCGAAAGATTCAAACATATAGGATGGGGGGAATCAAGCGCAGATGTCCCTCCAGAACACATGCCACGCACACGTAACGGCAATGGCAATCTGTCTCATCAGGCTTATGACCAGAACAATCGCAGGTTACATCCTTATAAACCGTCTCATACCATTGCCGCTTCTTTCTATGCCAACTTTATACATCCTTTTCAGCACAGAAATATTACGGCACGAGAAGGAGCACGCCTTCAATCATTCCCTGATTGGTACAGATTTATGGGCAAGAAAACAACTCCTTCCCATAAATTACTAAAACGCGAAGGGCGGTTGGAAGATGCCCATTTATGCCAATATAACCAAATAGGCAATGCCGTTCCACCTTTGTTAGCCAGAGCGATAGCAATTCATTTACGCAAGGAGTTGTTTGATGTTAGTACACGGTTCCAATCTGCTTCAAAAAGAAGCACATCAGACGAAATACTTGGACGCAGAGAGCCGTCAATATCTCGCTGA
- a CDS encoding NYN domain-containing protein has protein sequence MLNSSDRSLLLVDGYNVIGAWPSLKKISDRQGLEPARDKLIETLIGYTHHQGYQTQIVFDSYLQDTPGSQERYTNHLSVYFTAHAQTADTYIEKTCADFWHDRAPAIGRIIVATSDNAQKMTVMGYGAQWISAQRLEVEVDLTGRRLRKSQSSSQSPKGRFLFHSLDAQVQQKLEKMRHGISYQKP, from the coding sequence ATGCTTAATTCTTCTGATCGTTCCCTTCTGCTGGTTGACGGCTACAACGTCATCGGCGCTTGGCCGTCCCTGAAAAAAATTAGCGATCGCCAAGGTCTCGAACCAGCGCGAGACAAGTTAATTGAAACCCTAATCGGTTACACCCACCATCAGGGTTATCAAACCCAAATCGTCTTCGATTCCTACCTTCAAGATACCCCCGGCAGCCAAGAACGCTACACTAACCATTTATCGGTTTATTTTACCGCTCACGCTCAAACCGCCGACACCTATATCGAGAAAACCTGCGCTGATTTTTGGCACGATCGCGCCCCAGCTATCGGACGGATTATCGTCGCTACCTCTGATAATGCCCAAAAAATGACCGTTATGGGTTATGGGGCCCAGTGGATTTCCGCTCAACGTCTGGAAGTCGAGGTGGATTTAACCGGTCGTCGTCTGAGAAAATCCCAGAGTTCTTCTCAAAGTCCCAAAGGGCGTTTTTTATTCCATTCTCTCGATGCTCAGGTGCAACAGAAATTAGAGAAAATGCGCCACGGAATTAGTTATCAAAAACCTTGA
- a CDS encoding IS630 family transposase encodes MINLEFTEEEKNSLYYERFHHPHPRVQLKMEVLWLKSQKIPHQKICQLAGISPNTLLTYLRDYQEGGIEKLKEINFYRPKSELEFQKETLKKYFEKNPPATINEAVYRIEELTGIKRSPTQVRKFLKSMGMKCLKVGSLPCKADPDEQEDYKEKKLEPRLNEAKEGKRAVFFVDAAHFVMGAFLGFVWCFERLFVKSPSGRKRFNVLGALNAITHEVILVTYETYITATQVCELRSKIAALGLIIPITLVLDNARYQKCKIVEELALSLSIELLYLPSYSPNLNLIERLWKLVKKKCLYGKYYENFSDFSSAIYECLNDAHLKHKKELDSLLTLRFQKFNKSQIMNV; translated from the coding sequence ATGATTAACCTAGAATTCACGGAAGAAGAAAAGAACTCACTGTATTATGAAAGATTTCATCATCCCCATCCCCGGGTTCAACTGAAGATGGAAGTTCTCTGGTTAAAAAGCCAAAAGATACCGCACCAAAAAATTTGTCAGTTAGCAGGAATCTCGCCAAATACCTTATTAACCTATCTTCGCGATTATCAAGAAGGCGGAATAGAAAAATTAAAAGAAATCAACTTCTATCGCCCTAAAAGTGAATTAGAGTTTCAAAAAGAAACCCTCAAAAAATACTTCGAGAAAAATCCACCAGCCACAATAAATGAAGCTGTATATAGGATAGAAGAATTGACGGGAATAAAACGAAGTCCTACCCAAGTGAGAAAATTTTTAAAATCAATGGGAATGAAATGTTTAAAAGTAGGTTCTCTTCCTTGTAAAGCTGACCCAGATGAACAAGAGGACTACAAAGAAAAAAAGCTAGAACCCAGACTAAATGAGGCAAAAGAAGGAAAAAGGGCTGTTTTTTTTGTTGATGCCGCTCACTTCGTCATGGGAGCATTTCTCGGTTTTGTTTGGTGTTTTGAGAGACTTTTTGTTAAGTCACCGAGCGGGCGTAAACGCTTCAATGTTTTAGGAGCATTAAATGCAATAACTCATGAAGTTATTCTGGTAACATATGAAACTTATATTACGGCAACTCAAGTCTGTGAACTCCGGTCAAAAATAGCTGCTTTAGGACTAATAATTCCCATCACTCTCGTCTTAGATAATGCCCGCTATCAGAAATGTAAAATTGTTGAAGAATTGGCTCTTTCTTTGTCAATAGAGCTGCTCTATCTGCCGTCTTATTCACCTAATCTAAATTTAATTGAAAGGCTGTGGAAATTGGTCAAAAAGAAATGTTTATATGGTAAATATTATGAGAACTTTTCTGACTTTTCTTCAGCTATTTATGAATGTCTGAATGATGCCCATCTGAAACATAAAAAAGAACTGGATTCCTTGCTGACTCTACGATTTCAGAAGTTTAATAAATCTCAGATTATGAACGTCTAA